From one Culex quinquefasciatus strain JHB chromosome 3, VPISU_Cqui_1.0_pri_paternal, whole genome shotgun sequence genomic stretch:
- the LOC6046214 gene encoding 40S ribosomal protein S24 — translation MSTATIRTRRFMTNRLLCRKQMICDLLHTGLASVSKKEIRDKLAAMYKVTPDVVFVFGFKNNFGGGKSTGFGLIYDTLDNAKKFEPKHRLGRHGLYEKKKMTRKQRKERKNCMKKVRGTKKAKVGQAVKK, via the coding sequence ATGTCGACCGCGACGATTCGTACCCGCCGTTTCATGACCAACCGGCTGTTGTGCCGCAAGCAGATGATCTGCGACTTGCTGCACACGGGTCTGGCCTCGGTCTCGAAGAAGGAGATCCGCGACAAGCTGGCCGCCATGTACAAGGTCACCCCGGATGTGGTGTTCGTGTTCGGCTTCAAGAACAACTTTGGCGGCGGCAAGTCGACCGGCTTCGGGCTCATCTACGACACCCTGGACAACGCCAAGAAGTTCGAACCCAAGCACCGACTGGGCCGCCACGGACTGTACGAGAAGAAGAAGATGACCCGCAAGCAGCGCAAGGAACGCAAGAACTGTATGAAGAAGGTGCGCGGAACCAAGAAGGCCAAGGTCGGACAGGCCGTCAAGAAGTAA